In the genome of Siniperca chuatsi isolate FFG_IHB_CAS linkage group LG14, ASM2008510v1, whole genome shotgun sequence, the window gcagaagactttcctctttgataaagcttatagttagggctagCTCaggtcctgaaccatcccttagttatgctgctataggcctagactgccgggagacttcccatgatgcacatctctcctctctcctcctctccctcttcatctgtatgcattcatattacattaatgcatgttactaactcgacatcttgtctctcccgtagttttgtgctttctcgtctctctcttctctctttctgttgctttcagcagatatttctgcctccagagctgcagagtctggatcatTGATTgtggccacctgctgcccccctgtTCGCCAaccgctgctacaattattattattattagtcatattactattattatcattattattctaccactaccattacattattattaatgtaaaattgtATGTGgactctctctatctctgtctctctctctctctttctctctcaacccaaccgccagtggcagatggccgcccaccctgagtctggttctgcccaaggttttagcctcttaaaggaagtttttccttgccactgtcgccaagtgcttgctcatggtgggatttgttgggtctctgtaaatactattataaagagtacggtctagacctgctctatagggaGTATTACTTACCTGTGATAATGCATTAAACATTAGAAAGAACAGTTAGAAAGAAACTTATAGGCCTACTCTGAGTAGTGGTCAATGGAAGTGgtcataatcagaatcagaaatactttattgatccccgaggggaaactcttttgttacaactgcttactatcacgtcagtgcacacaggaatagaatttctaagcaaatcaaaatataatacactataataataCTATAATATAGAAATTTCAAATTGTGACTCTGTGTTTTCTAGAATTTGGACATCAGACTATCATCTCCAGCCTAAAGGTTGTGTCACAGtagacatttattttgataGATTGGCCACGGCTGCTTCTTTCTGCTCTGTCCCTGCTGGAAAAGGAAAGTACTGGATATGTGAACTAAAAGCATATGACTACCTTCCTATGGGTTGGAGTGCGCAGCCTAGGCTATGTACACAGACATCACTTTGTGTTGAAAAGTGGTGGGGACAAAAGGgctcaaatgaaaaaaatgttttttaaagggTCTTCATAtgcaacccaaccggcagcagcagatggccgcccaccctgagtctggttctgctcgaggtttcccctcgccactgtcgccaagtgcttgctcataatgggaattgttgggtctctgtaaaaaaaacatttttaaagggtCTTCATATGCAACCCAACCGTCAGCAGCAGATGGTCGGCCACACTGAGTCTGGCTCTGTTCGAGGTTTCCGCtcgccactgtcaccaagtgcttgctcatgatgggaattgttgggtctctgtaaataatattataaagagtacggtctagacctgctctataggaaaagtgcaatgagataacttctgttatggcGCTAAATAAAACTCTTGTGTAAACTCTTTGAGTTACTCAACAAGGAAGAAGGATGTATTTGAGAAGCTTTCTTGAATTTGCATGTGAATTACATTTACCAAACACCCCCCAAAGAGAAATTACATTGTCATAGTTGCTGAAGAGATTAGCCAAATGCTCACTGGCAGATTGAATCAGATTGTAATGTTAAATAATCTGTCTGGGATTTCCTGAGCTATATTCACCTTTTGTTGTCACTCAGACCTCTTGATTAACCCAGCCCACAACCTATTGTTTTAGACTACCCTTGTTGTAACAGTATAAAAACTTGCTCTGAATGTTGATCTTCAGAGAGAATTCTACAGCCTTGTTGTGAActtctgtttccactgcacaGTGAATAAACCAGCCACAGAATTGGACCTGAAGGAATTTTTCTTCCACACAGTTTATACTAACAAATCACATCTATGTTTTTCTCAGAATTATATTCATGTCAGGGTGTTAAAGTGTCTGAACCAACATTTAGACTACCATGAGACAATAAAACTCTACATTGAACTCACATTAATGAAATTCTTGTAGGGGCAGCAGTTTTTAAGGCAGAGTTATGGACAGAAAGCAATAAAGCTTGcttagtttaatcattctgccagaaaagtggtaaatatacatcagaaaAAGCTGTCATACCCTTTGCATGTTTAACCCATAAccctactgaacatcacatgctgtggtatTCAATTACGGATATAAGCTATACTTTAAAGAATAGgactatctatctatagctatgGTATATTGATGGCACTGtcaacagataatgttccattttCAACTTCAATCACAACTtgatatatatttcatattttgatacaagaaatgtatcaaaacatgaaatatatatatattttaagaagtCACATACTGTCAATAGTTTAATCAAgatcactgtaaatgaatgCATGAgcatttgtttatgttcaagtccaGTGTCTAGTACTCTATTATTATGAGTATATAAATTATGATTATACCttctcactgtaactcaaaatacattgcttttttacacccttttttaaaaatagaaaaataaataaacattgtaTAGCCACCACCTCATTGTCTTAAATTTAATGGTTTATATAGGAACATACCTTCTTACCTTCATGTATCCAtacttaacttttacattttaagatggtaAAAAGACATCAGTTAATCAATGACAGAGATCAATTAATCAAACTTGCTGTTGTTGGCGAAAAACTCATTATACACTTGTTCATAATATGCATTATTTCCtttgaaaatattcaaagaaagaaaaatgtcatctATAGGATATGCATTGTTTCTCCTACCTGTTGTATATCTTTCCCCTATCATCTCTACCTCCTCTTACTCTTggttctccctctccctcagaGACTGGTTCAGACTCTGTGCACACTGATGTAGACGACCAGCGCAGCAGTGTGAGCGAACCTCACTGGGAAAGCATCAAAAGCTCGAACAACAACAGTGTGAATGCTGCAGGCCACAACATGCCTCCTTATGAGGAGCTCACCTCCATTTATGTCATCAAAAACCTGGTGGTCAAGCCGGTGAGATATTCAGTTATACATAGCAACTTGCTTTTTTAGGCTTTGTTGCATCATAAACagagatctttttttttcacacacagtCCATTTACTTGATCATTACTGTAAAGTGTatcataataatttattttattagttgtCGACAGATCAAcagtaattaattttttaattgaCTAACTGATAGgaattgtaatgttttttcaaaGCCACTATATTAACTATGTATAACTACACAATAACAGGTCAAATGACATTACAAAATATGGAGTTCATAACTGCTTAATAAACACATATAGCTAACAAACTACTGGGAGTGGGCACAAACACCtgtgaaatacagtatagtTTAGTCCAATAGTCCTGGAATATATAgtgtagggctgcaattaacagttattttcgttgttgattaatctgacaaatattttatttatatgtaacgGAGCAAAAAGGAGGTATCAGACACAAGGtgtaaacacagcactgacatatTGTCACATCGTTAAGTTCATACGGTAAATGTGTAATACCGAACAGTTACCTATTGTAAAATTTCCTACAGCAGTATTAACTGATTTTTGTGAATGGTCGTATAGTGAATATTGGCCTTAATTCATCAGGGGGACACCAACACGaatccaaataaatgctaatgttgctctatgcctggtggatgtgtaaataggtaactgtTCGGTATTACACATTTACCGTATGAACTTAACGATTTaatagagctttttcactgaaaacagctgcctgccgcTGCTGGAAACGATGCATATGAGAATGgcgagagtgaaccaaaacagtaaagttgcaggctgtaaaaccaaaacaattagctaaaataTGCTAAAAAGCTTTGTAGAGCTGAAGGAAACTGTTGAGTTGGagataattttctgtgggtttgtcagtACGAGCTACACCTttcagtcatttgatccatttccAGTATAACAATTACTGATGAGCTGATTTAAATATAGAGATGTTGATTTTTTCCACTGTATTATACAGGTGCTATTGTGATAGTATGTCCCCAGTGCATTTGGAATGCATATCAATAGTTAAATGACTACATTGTAATTAATAGTTTGGGCAAATCAAAGTAATTTGTTAGAATGATTACTAAAGTTAAAAATTGTCTCAGTTGCCTCAGTTATTTTTGTGTCCTACTGCTTATCTCTCTGTGACTTTAACCTCCTCCCCTTTTTGTTCTTTCCTTTACTCTGGTCTCTAATTGCTGCTCACATAAAACCCCGCTCACAACCTCCTGGTGGTACAGTCTAGACCGGAGCAGCTTCTGCATGGCCCCCTTGCATGGGGTGGAGGTTGGCACACCCTTACCAATGCCAAAGCGCCCACCCAGCTCTTACTGATCCAACAGCCAGCAATGCCTGccccttcctcctctgtccCACCTTCATCCAGTCTAGCTGCACCACAAGGTCAAATTAAGAAAGGAGGCAGCCTCAGCAACCAGAACCACAGCAGCAAGAACTCCTACCTGCCCATCCTGAATTCTTACCCTCGCATTGCCCCCCACCCCAGGAAGGACAACCATGAGGGCAAGGGTTCCAAATGGGTAGAGGGGGTTAAGGAGAGTTTCAGTGAAGGCCAGAGCCAGAGCAAGAGAGTGTGCATTGAGGACGAGAAGAAGGAGGCTGTATTTACCACCAGCCACCTCCTGAagccccagcagcagcatcagaaaGAGGATAGAGTCCATTCCCACTTCCAGTATAAAGGCAGAGGAGGACACAGCTCCTTATCCAGCTCATCTCACTGCTTGCTGCCCAGCCATGCCTCCTCCACCACCCAACACAAGTCCCACCACTGCCAACAAAGCTCGGGCTGTGACAATGTGGGCTCACCCTCCATCTCCAGCTCCCAGACACCCTCACCGCCTTCTTTCTCCGACTCC includes:
- the LOC122888422 gene encoding CLOCK-interacting pacemaker-like — translated: MSGMPKEQGHFGEQATHSTSKTVKDKSNSATLRASQGGTDREQFGMGDMSNCMLHCDSEKDAEKDSGYSETGSDSVHTDVDDQRSSVSEPHWESIKSSNNNSVNAAGHNMPPYEELTSIYVIKNLVVKPSRPEQLLHGPLAWGGGWHTLTNAKAPTQLLLIQQPAMPAPSSSVPPSSSLAAPQGQIKKGGSLSNQNHSSKNSYLPILNSYPRIAPHPRKDNHEGKGSKWVEGVKESFSEGQSQSKRVCIEDEKKEAVFTTSHLLKPQQQHQKEDRVHSHFQYKGRGGHSSLSSSSHCLLPSHASSTTQHKSHHCQQSSGCDNVGSPSISSSQTPSPPSFSDSYSPPSSSPSSSTAQSPYHVALDSSSTRHRRFLNTAEILNQSGMLAITLRTKELLKQNATTEREIAQLRQHTHLLCQVAQASQNGCNEGSDSLDKLLQAMIKSGCYPNLDLNKQKALISSHQQSKTRSEEDKEKDNNIRTTKTQSNPPRVVSLHNIDDGTSPPSPLFAPSPDTKEREHADGILDPMSTSLSVSFPRSVPEQGR